In Phreatobacter cathodiphilus, the genomic window GGCCTCTTCGCCTACGGGCTCGTCGTGCTCGATTTCGATGCGGCGAAGCTCGTCACCGGCGTCGGCAAGCTCGGCCAGTTCCTCTGGTTCATGCTGCCGCCCTCCACCGGCACCTGGGCGAAGTTCTTCGTCTATCTCCACGCCCTTGCCGAGACGGTCGCCATCGCCTTCCTCGGCACCTTCACAGCGGCGATGCTCGCCCTGCCGGTCGGTTTCCTCGCCGCGAAGAACGTCGTGCCCAACGTCGTCGTGCATTTCCTCTCGCGCCGCATCGTCGACACCATCCGCGGCGTCGACGAGCTGATCTGGGCGCTGATCTGGGTGAGCGTGGTCGGCCTCGGCCCCTTCGCCGGCGTGCTCGCCCTGCTCTGCGCCAATGTCGGCCTGTTCTCGAAGCTCTTCTCCGAAGCGATCGAGGCCGCCGACCGCAAGGCCTCCGAGGGCATCTCCTCCACCGGCGGCGGAAAGCTGCACGGCATCCGCTTCGCCATCCTGCCCCAGGTGTTGCCGATCTTCGGCAGCCAGGTGCTCTATTTCTTCGAGAGCAACACGCGCTCGGCGACCATCATCGGCATCGTCGGCGCCGGCGGCATCGGCCTGCATCTGGCCGAGCAGATCCGCGTGCTGGAATATCAGCACGTCTCGGCGCTGATCCTGATGATCCTCGTCACCGTCGCGATCATCGACCAGGTCTCGACGCGGCTGCGCTTCGCCCTCATCGGAGAGCGCGGGGCGCCCTGAGCCGGCCCTAGCCGCCCACCGTCAGGCGGACGCGGTCGGCGCAGAAATGCGAGCGCGCCCACTGGATCGGCACGCCGTCGGGGTCGACGTTGATGCTGTCGATGACGAGGACGGGCCGGCCTTCCGCGATCTCCAGCCGGGCCGAA contains:
- the phnE gene encoding phosphonate ABC transporter, permease protein PhnE, coding for MTMPTTDHPLRLAARADRDGLIQRHPEIFRPSPARRIRTGLILALLAGLFAYGLVVLDFDAAKLVTGVGKLGQFLWFMLPPSTGTWAKFFVYLHALAETVAIAFLGTFTAAMLALPVGFLAAKNVVPNVVVHFLSRRIVDTIRGVDELIWALIWVSVVGLGPFAGVLALLCANVGLFSKLFSEAIEAADRKASEGISSTGGGKLHGIRFAILPQVLPIFGSQVLYFFESNTRSATIIGIVGAGGIGLHLAEQIRVLEYQHVSALILMILVTVAIIDQVSTRLRFALIGERGAP